The genomic window GCAACCGTTATCGGAAAAGCCCAACCGGTAATTGCGGTGCCTACAATAGCTCTTTCAAACCAACCTGTCGAATCACGATAAATGATGCCACCAACTCGTGAATCCTATGCATGTTATTTTTCATGGGATCCAACACAGTGAGCTTGCATTTACGTTTTGCTTCAGTCATTTAATTGAATGGCTGACTGCTTGAAACTGCATTGTGATGCTCTTTTTTCATCATGGTGAATGAATAATATTCAATTGCTGTTCACCCGTGAAGGAATCCAGATCAAGGTAATAAATAACATTAAGAGAAAGGCTGAACTTATGCTAAATGTTCAGCCAATCAAAAAAACAGCCCCGGCTCCAAATAAACTTCCATACATAAACAGTTTAGTCATCGACAAAACAAGCACTAAAAAAACTGCAGCGGAGCAATAATGCAAAGAGTGCCATAAAATATGCCTTGCGGACGAAGAGCATGAACTGCTTCAACACTGCCTTATGCAACTGCATCATTGTGCATTTACATGGCAGTTAACAGTGTATCTACGGTAAGCCGATTGCATTGTCCGGCCGTTCGCTGATCAATTTATATCTTTGCACGCGCTATGACCATTGAAGTTGTCAAATCAAAAATTCACCGGGTAAGGGTTACCGAAGCAAATATTGATTATGTAGGCAGCATCACCATAGACGAAGACCTGATGGATGCCAGTAACCTGATAGAGAATGAAAAGGTGCAGGTGGTAAACGTAAACAATGGAGAACGGATAGAAACTTATGTGATAAAGGGTAAACGCGGCTCAGGAACCATTTGTCTCAACGGGCCTGCTGCCAGGAAAGCCATCGTCGGCGACATCGTTATCATCATTTCCTATGGAACCCTTGATTGGGAAGAAGCCAGGTTATTCAAACCATCTATCATTTTTCCTAATGAACAGAACTTATTAAGCCGTTAGTGAAACAGAAATTATTTTCCGCCTTCCGTATCCTTCTTTTCGCAGCCATTGGGGGTTTTCTTTTTTGGCTGGTGATCCGCAATCAGAACCTGGAAGAGATCAGGTTAAAACTGGAGTCAGCCAACTGGTGGTGGCCATTGCTTGCATTAGTGTTTGGATTAGTCAGCAACATCTTCCGTTCTCTTCGATGGAATATGCTGATACATCCGTTGGGCTACAGGCCGAGGCTTGTCAACACCTTCTTTTCACTGATGGCAGGCTACATGGCCAACCTGGCTATTCCGCGTATGGGAGAAGTAACACGCAGCGCCATGCTGAGCAACTATGGTAAAATGCCGATGAATAAATTATTCGGAACGGTAGTGGTTGAACGCGTCATTGATGTGCTTACCATCTTCCTGTTGCTGTTCCTGATCCTGCTCATCGAATTTGAAAAAATGAGCAGTATGGCAACACAATATGTTTTCGGACCTATTGGCGACAAGGTGAATCTGCTGCTTTCACAGGGAATCATCTTCTACCTGCTGGTGGCAGGCATCTTTGCTTTGGTGCTTTTTGTCTCGTGGTTTTATATCGTGCGCATCAAACGGTCGAGGTATTACCTCAAGCTGAAAGATATGATGCGTGGTTTCGCCGACGGCATTAAGACGATAGGCAACCTGAAAAACAGGAACCTATTCCTGTTGTATACCTTCCTCATCTGGTTGATGTACCTATTGATGTCTTATGTGACATTCTTCAGCTTTCCGGCCACAACAACCTTAGGCTGGCTCGCCGCGCTGGCCGTGATGGTATTCGGTGCCTTCGGTTGGGCTGCACCTGTTCAGGGCGGATTCGGCACTTTTCATGTAATTGTAACGCAGACACTCGTACTTTATGGCATCTCCAATAATGATGCATTGGCATACGCCATTCTCAGTCATGCCACACAGGTATTTGGCATGCTGGCTTTTGGATTGCTCGCTTTGGTAATTCTTCCCATCATTAACCGTAAATCTCCCGCCGCATGAATTACCTTCCCGTGATTCAAGAAAAAATTGTCACCATACCCGTGTTAAAGCGGCAAATTGCCGCCTGGCATCTGAAAAGCAAGAAAGTGGTTTTCACCAACGGCTGTTTTGACATCATTCATGCCGGGCATATTCACCTGCTTACCACAGCGCGCACTTATGGAGATATCCTGATTGCAGCGCTGAACAGCGATGCCTCGGTAAGCAAGCTGAAACCCGGACGGCCGGTACAGGATGCGCAATCGCGTGCTCTCATCATGGCATCCTTTGATTTTATAGATGCGGTTATCTTCTTTGATGAAGACACACCTTATGAACTGATTAAAGCACTCGCGCCGGATGTGATTGTGAAAGGTGGTGACTATACTGCCGATACTGTTGTAGGTAAAGATATTGTGGAACAATATGGCGGCCGCGTTGAAATAGTGCCATTCGCAAATGGCTTTTCAACCTCTGCGATTATTACCAGGATAAAAAACCAAAAATAAAACTATTGCCAAAGGTTTAAAACCGGTCTTCAGTAAAATGCCCGATGTGCGGAAGGTGCTGTTGCAGCCATTCAGCTTTTATCGTTCGTATCTATCCAGATAGTAACGGGTCCGTCATTTACCAGTTCAATCTTCATCATGGCACCGAATACGCCTGTTGCTATTTCTTTGCCAAGATCCTTTGCAAACTGCTGCGCTAATTTTTCATAAAGCGGATATGCCTGTTCTGGCCGCGCCGCTTTAATATAGGAAGGCCGGCTACCCTTCTTAACAGCTGCATGCAACGTAAACTGGCTAACCAGCATCAGTGCACCACCGGTTTCCTTCAGGGAAAGATTCATGACACCATGCTCATCATCAAAGATGCGCAGGTTGGTGATTTTCGCTGACAGCCAATTGATCGCTTCATCGCCGTCTGCTGTTTCAATCCCTAATAAAACAAGCAACCCTCCTCCTATTTGTGAATGGATGTTTCCATCAATGTAAACCGTTGCAGCAGCGACACGTTGAATCAATGCTCTCATCAGTTGATCATTTTTAGGGCATGTTTCAGCTGGTAATCTTTTATCTGCCAGCACAGTGTGCATCGAAAGGTAAACTGATTGTCCTGTCGTTGACCTTTTTAATCATAGATTTTTTCATCAGTATTCAATTCATGTATGATGGACAGATAGTTTTCATACCTGCTCATGGCAATGTCGCCTGTCTCCAATGCCACTTTTACGGCACAACCGGGTTCATTGATGTGCAGACAATTATTGAACCTGCATGCATGCATGTGTTTCTCCATTTCTGGAAAATACTGTGCTACTTCCGTTGCTTCAAAGTCAAGTACCCCGAATTCCTTAATGCCGGGCGTGTCGATGATAAAGCCGCCAAATGGCAGTTCAAACATCTCAGCAAAAGTTGTGGTATGCCTGCCCTTCTGATTATAAGATGTTACTGCAGCAGTCTTCAACTGCAGGGCAGGGTCAATTTTGTTGATCAGTGTTGATTTCCCAACGCCTGAATGGCCGGCCAGCAGCGAAATCTTTCCCTTCATCAGCGCACGGACCTGTTCCACGCCCAGATTTTTTTCCGCTGAAGTAGCCACCACCGTAAAACCCGCTTTAGCATAAATAGCTGACAACAACGCTACCTGCTCCTGTTCACTGTCAGTGTAAAGGTCAGTCTTGTTGAAGAGAACAATGGAAGGAATATGATAAGCCGTGGCTGTTACGAGGAAGCGATCAATGAAGCCCGTTGATGTGCGGGGCATGGCAATAGTTGCCATGATAAAAGCCTGGTCTATGTTAGCAGCAATGATATGTTCCGCGGTGCGGTTACGTGCCGATTGGCGAATAATATAATTGCTGCGGGGCAAGACTTCCTGAATAGTGGCATCTCCATCATCCATGTTCACGGCAACGAGGTCGCCAATATTTACCGGCGTGGTTGTTCGCCGGTCAATCAGCCGGAGCTTACCTTTTATGCGGCAGGAAATGATCGTGCCATCATCGAGCCGTACCTGGTACCAACTGCCTGTTGACTTAATGACACGTCCCTGCAAAGCTGAAATGGAATTTTAGCATCATGGGTTAAGAAATTTTTGATCGTACTGCGTCCGGAAAATGATATTAAGTGAAATGGTTCGATCAGAAGATAGACTTCGGATGACCATTAATGATTCGGTGATGGTCAATGGCTGAGGGCCAGGTTATGGACTGCATGCGCCATAGAAAAAATCAGCATCGGATCCTTCTCAATGGCATTGCCAACCACAACTATATCTGCGCCGGCCTTGCAAATATCAGCAGCTGTCGCGGCCGTTCTGATTCCGCCACCGGCAATCAGCGGCACTTCAATATGCTCTCTTACCAGTTGAATCATTGATTCGCTGATGGATTGCATTGCACCGCTTCCCGCATCAAGATAGATGCACTTCATACCGAGCATTTCACCTGCCATGGCAGTACACATGGCAATATCGTCTTTCTGATGTGGTACCGGCAACGTATTGCTGATGTAGGAAACGGTGGTGCCTGCTCCGCCATCAACAAGCACATAGCCGGTGGAGATAATTTCCAGCCCGCTGTTTCTGAGCACCGGCGCAGCGGTGACCTGCTGCCCGATCAACAGGTCCGGATTCCGGCCAGAGATAAGGGAAAGTAACAGGATGGCATCAGCCTTTGCATCAACCTGTGCAGGACTGCCCGGAAAAATAATTACCGGAATTTCACAACAGCTCTTTATTACATCAATACATTCGCCAAGCGTATCATTTAACAGCAGGCTTCCTCCCACAAAAAAGTAATCCACCTTTGCCTTTGCTGCCACATCAATAACAAAGATCAATGATTCCGGTGTCACCTTATCAGGATCAATCAGTACAGCCAACTGTTTCCGCCGCTCCATCCTTGCCGCAAGAAAATGCCCATATATAGAATTTTTATGCTCCACCTGCGAATGATTTTTCAAGTGCGGCAAACCTACACCAATTTGTAAAAACACGGAAGAAAACCGGCAATTCATTCATTTGACTTCAGGGTGGAAGAGGGCACAGGTTTCCTTTAGGACACCTGCCATCTGCATGAATTATTTGTATTTTGCGATTACCGGTTTGAATCTATGCAATAAAAACATCCTTCATTCGCACACTGCCGGAACTTGATACGCTCATGAAAGAAACCTGAATATGGCAAGACTTACAAAAACAGACTGGATCAGAAAAGGAATTAAAGTCTTGAATGATGAGGGATATGATGCCATTAAGATAGAACATCTCTGCATTAAGTTTGGTGTTACGAAAGGTTCCTTCTATCATCATTTTGAAAGCATCAGCGACTATGAAGAAATTCTTTTAAAATACTGGGAAACGGAAACACTCGGACGCATAAAAGAGGTAGTTGACTCGGGACAAACACCAAGAGAACGGCTGAACCTGATGATTAATGAGGTATTCAGTGTATCCGGTAAAACAGAACTATCGCTGCGTGCCTGGGCACTGCATAACCGTACGGTTAGAAAGTATCTTGAAAAGATGGATCATGAGCGTATCGGTGTAACGCGCACCCTATATCTTGCTGTCGGCGTTCCGCCGGAAAAGGCCGGCGAACTTGCAGAGTTTGCCTATACGGCATGGCTCGGCATTCAGTGTTTTTATATCGGTGCTTCGGCCCAGAAAGAGAAGACCATTCGCATGATTAATGAATTGCTGAATGCACCGGTCAAAGGCCTTTGATTACCGTGCATCATTCAGCGAAAATTGGCAGTTGCCATTCACAAATGCCTGCAATACCCGGCAAGTTTGAAGCTCCCTCACCGGTACTTTGCTGATATTTTTGTCGAGCACAATAAAGTCGGCTGACTTCCCGCAAGTTATGCTGCCCCGGTTTTCCTGATCACCATTGGCCAGCGCACTTCCCATCGTATAAGCATAGATGCTTTCATCCATGCTAATTCTTTGCGATGCACCAAGCACTATTCCATCACCATCCATTCGACTATTTGCCGCAATGAGTCCGGTTATAGGATTAAAATCTTTCACCACCGGAGCATCTGTGCTGAATGCAAGGTTAACGGCATGATTCAAAACAGATCTTGCCGGATAAACATCGTCAAGGTATATGTCCGGTAAATACTGCCTGAAATTTTTTCCCAGCTCATAAATAAATACCGGTTGCATTACGGCGCTTACCTGCAATGAATGCATCATACGCAGGTTTGCGGGAGAAGGCAAGCCGAGATGTTCGATACGGTGATGCACCTGCTGTATATTGTCTTTCGCAATTTCGTTGTATACCTCCAGCACCAGGTCAATCGCAGCATCCCCAATTGCATGCGTTGCAATACGAAAACCGGCTGACTGTGCTTTGCACGCAAGCGTCAGAAATGATACCTGATCCAGCCGCAGTAAACCATATTCATTGGTATTGCGGTAATGATGTTTCAGGGCAGCGGTTTTTCCGCTGAGGCCACCATCAGCAAAGAATTTAACGGTATCTACTTTGAGATATGCGGAATGGTAAAGATCCGGTAATGGCAGAGCACCGGAAGCACCATCCGGCAATAGTATGGGAATTGCATTCACCCTTATCTTCAACTCGCCATTGCGATCCATTGACTTATAAACCTCAAGCAAATCAGGCATCACGGCAGGATCGGTAGCGGAAGTGATGCCTGCTTTTAACAGCTCTTCCTGCGCTGCCAATATCATTTTCCTGTATTGATCAGGGTGATAGGGCGGAATCTTACGTGCTATTAATCCTAATGCAGTTTCGGTGAAGTGACCTGCCAGGCTTCCATCAGGCAATAATTTCATCTCACCACCCGGCGGAACGCGCGTTTGTTTTGTAATACCTGCTGCCTGCAACGCAGCAGAATTTACGATAAGCTGATGAGCACAGGTTCTCATTACACTCACCGGCCTGTCGCTGATTACCTCATCCAGGTCTAACCGGCTTGGCATGCGCCGATCCGGAAAAAGGATCTCATTAAAGCCACGCGCCTGAATCCATGGCAGGCCGGGATTGCTTTTTGCGTAGTCAGCCAGCCGCTGTTTCATTTCATCTATGCTCTTTGTGCCACGCAAATCAAGCAGGTAGGTCATCAGGTTGCCCACTTTCCAGATATGAATATGGGCATCATTAAACCCGGGAAGCACAGTTGCTCCCTGCAGGTCGATCAGCCTTGATTGGCCATTCTGCAACCGCAACAACGCTTCATCCTGACCGGAGGCAATGATCTTTCCATCAGCTACCGCAAAGGCCGAAGCGACAGGAATTGAGCGGTCCTGTGTAAGGACATTGGCATTGAAATAAATCTGTTCCGCTGTCATGGGTTGTAAAAGCTGCAGGCCGATCTCAGCATTTTTCAGTTGCCGGCTACTGCTTTATTTTCAATTAACTGGGAAGCTGTTGCCAATCCATTAACACTGATAGTTCTGTTGGGAGCTGCTTTCAATGCAAGTTTGAATTGTGTCATGGCTTCAGCAGGCCTGTTCATTTTCAGCAGCCATTCACCGTACATCTCATTCGATGGCTTAACGATGGAAGGTGGTCCGAAGGAATAGCTGATACTGTTTTCCAATGCTACGGCCTTTCTCAACCAGGTGCCTGTTGCAGCAGTATCGTTCTTCAATTGTGCAGACAATGCCTGTAACTCCATTTCCATCACTTCGGCGTATTGTACGTCGAGCAGGTTAGGGCTATATGCATTAGAGCTGGCACAACTGTGGCCCGAACTGACCTCGACCATTCCTGCCGCTGCCATTCTTTGTTCCTGCATCGCAGAAATAATCGCCGAAAGCTGCTTCTGATCATTGTCGTGAAAAGCCTTTTCCCCGTTCACAAAATTATTCATAGCGCGAAGGCCAATGTTCAGATCATCCGACGCTACATTTATGGAAGCTACCGTTGACTGCCAGTCGTCAGACTCAACGAGGTACGTGCATTTCAAAAGTATCACGTGTTCGCGTGCCCGTGGCGAAGGAAGTGTATCGCAAAACTGCTTCATCTGCTGCACCATCTTTTCCGCTTCTTCATCGCGGTCCTGCTGCAGCAATGCATACAGCAGCCAATGATAGGAATGATATCCGAGGGCATCATTATCCAGCTTTTTCCGCTCCTTCCTTTGCACGCTTGCCGCCCATGCTACTTCATTGGAGCCGATCACTTTATCCCATTGGCCTAATGCCAGGTAAATGTGCGACGGCATGTGCAGTGCATGAGTAGCGGCAGGCGCCACTTTTGCATAAGCATCGGCAGCTTCCAGTGCTTTAGCAGCATGATCGGGATCATCATATGCATGAATGAGATAATGCAACGCACCGGGATGCCTCGGATTTTTATTTAATACAGCCTGCACAATTTTCGCGGCCTTACCATAGACAGCGGTGTCCCTTCCCACCTGTACGGAACCAATTAACGCAATACTGTAAAAGGATGCCACTTCCAGGTTATCAGGATACTTTTCGAAAAGCGAAGACATATAAGCAGCATACTGACTGTCTCTTTCTGCTTTCGTACCTGTTCCGAACAATATATTGACACCTTTGATAAAGTCTTTCTCGATATCAGTTTTTGCTTTTGCCACACGCTGATCAGGTTCAGGTGCAAGCAATTTCAATACAGAATCCGCTTTCGTCTTATCCTGGAAGCGCCAGAGCGAGTGATTATAGGTCATGGCTTCTCCCCAATATGCCATAGCGCATTCCGGGTCCAATGCATGTGCTTTTGAAAAATCATCGGCGGCATCTTCATACTCGAAACTGTGCAAAAGAAGCAGTCCCTGCGTAAAGTAAGGTTGAGCCTGTTCATTTCCGGATACGGAAAACTCAATATCTCCGAGTTGACCTTCCGCAATATCAGTACGGGTTGAACAACCGGCAAAGCATGCTGCGATTGTGATGAGTGTAAAAAATACGAGGTATGGGATTTTCATTTTCAAAATAGTTTTTGTCATTCGAAAATATTTCCGGGGCACGCCGGTCATGTCACATCAACAGTAATTCATTTCAATCTTTTTTCATGTGCACGGCTGATAGCACCTTCGAGCACGCTCAATCCTTCCTGCAACTGGTCATCCGTCATAACGATGGGCGGCAGCAAACGGATACAATTGCTGTATAACCCGGCCCTGATCAGTATCACGCCTTTTGACACGGCATCCCTGATAATCTCCAGCGTCAGTTCGGGATCAGGTTCCAGGCCGTCGCGGTCTTTCACAAATTCTATCAGTTGCATGGCACCTGTGCCACGCACATCACCGATCAACTGATACTTTGATTTCCAGGCGGCCAGGTTTTGTTGTATCAGTTCGCCTACCTCCTTTACTCTTTGCAGGAATGGTGCTGCACTCAGAATCTTGACTGCTTCGATGGCGGCCACGCAGGCAAGCGGATTTCCTCCGTATGTTCCTCCCACGCCACCGAGATGAGGCGCGTCGATGATCTCCGCTTTTCCGGTTACGGCACTGATGGGCATTCCTGCTCCGATAGATTTTGCCATACAGATCAAATCCGGAATAACGCCTGCATGCTCACAGGCAAAGAATTTTCCTGTGCGTGAAGCGCCACATTGTATCTCGTCAAAGATGAGCACGATGCCATGCGCATCGCATGTTGACCGCAACTTTTCGAGGAACCTCTTCGGCATGGCGACAAACCCACCTTCACCCTGAATAGGTTCAATGATGATGGCTGCCACGGCGGATGGGTCGACCTGCGATATGAGCTGCTGATCGAATTGCTGTATACAATAATCTATGTATGCTTCTTCACTCAGCGCTTTTGGCCGCCGGAAAATATTAGGTGCCGGCAATCGATAAATATCACTTACAAACGGCCCGAATCCTTTTTTAAATAATCCATACTTGCTGGTCAGCGACAGAGTAAGCAGTGTTCTGCCGTGGTAAGCTGCTTCGAAGCAAATTACTGCTGAACGCTTTGTATAATACCGCGCCACATTTACTGCATTTTCAACCGCTTCACTTCCCGAATTTGCCAGGATGGTTTTTTTCTGAAAATCGCCAGGTGTTAAACCATTCAGTAATTCTGCCAGTTCCACATAAGGTTCGGGTGTTGCCACCAGCGTGCAGATATGCAGGTATTTTTCCAGTTGCTGTTTCATGGCATTCACCACCTGTTCCGGCCTGTGGCCAACATTCATCATGCCGATTCCACCAGCAAAATCAAGCAATGTGTTTCCGTCAGCATCATGCACGAGTCCTCCTTCTGCACGTTCAATAACCACTTCCGTGGATTTTGCAAGACCTGCCGGCATCGCATTTTTTCTTCGTTCCAAAACCTGTTGACTTTTTGGTCCAGGTACGGGAGTTTTAAGACGGATGTAGTTCATATATGCAGTTGTTACTTTCTTAGCTGCCTGATGCGCCGGTATTGCGTGTAAGATTCAAAGTTCTATACCGGCTTCAAGGACTATCAACGCACCGGCATTACCGCAAGCCGGATCGTGTAAATATTCTTTGATCAACCCTGCTATTTTAAATCCTATTTTTTGCTGAACGGAGACAGTGGGGTCAAACAATTCACCGCTTCTCACCTTTTCATAGTATTCTTCCACCGTCATTTTATTTTTTAGAGTACCGTAACCGTTCAGCATGCCAACTGTTATCTGGCCTTTCAATCCAAACTTCCGCACCGTATGCTGCCGTGCACGATAGAGTGCTTTGGCAATGCCCATCTTGCGAAAAGACGGGTCGACGCTTACGTCAATTCCATACAGCCATTCGCCGTCCTTTTCATGTGTTGTCAGCCATCCGCCTCCCATCACTTCCTGAAAAGTGTGATGCTCCGGATTTTGTATATCGTAATGATAGCGAATAGAAGTGGTGGCGCCTACAACTTGTTCTCCGTACAGTGCTACAAACTGGCCTTCCGGAAAAATCTCCATGTGCTTTATATACTGGTCGGCATGCAGTAATTCATCTTCAGCAAGTGTCGGAAATACTTTTCGCTGAAGCGCTTCCAATGAAACAGCATGTATAAAGCCCGTGTTAATTATCCTGATGCCGCCCGCTAAAATGTCTTCATAGTATTCCATCTACACTTCGGTCAAAGTTTGGTATTATATTTTCACTTCTACTTCAACTGTCACACCTGAGACCACAACGCATATTGTTTTGTCAAATGCGTTAGCGATCAGTTTTACTTTCTTAACGATTATGGCTAATGTGTCGCTGATCCATAGAGATGTGACAATAACAAAGGTAGTATTGCACGATTAAAATTAAATTGAATTCACTGCACACAAGTTCATCCGGTTTACAGGAAAAAACCAAGCGCCAGGTATACCAGCACCGAAATGCCAAAAGCAAGCAGGGCGAACGGCAATTGTGAAAGTGCATGATCGAGGTTATTGGTGTCGGTGCTTTGCCCGGTAAGAATGGTTGCATCGGAATAGAGGCAGGCATTGGCGCCGAAGACACCCGCACTTACCACGGCACCGATATTGATCAGCGGATTGGAACCAAGTGAAACCGATAAGGGAATTATGATTGGAATCGCAACAGCATATACGCCCCACGATGAGCCAGTAGTGAATGAGATAAAAGAAATGGCAACGAACACAAGCATGGGAAGCAATTCTTTACTCACGATTGGTTTCACGCTGTCAATTACATATTGCGTGAGCCCGAGCTGATCACCGGCATCCTTAAGCACATAGCTCATCACCACTAAAGCGAGTGCGTACAGCATACTGTTGAAACCGGTGAATAATGTTTCTGAAAGCTGTTGAAACGAGCCAAGCTTCATGACCAGGTAATACAGGAAGGTGAAAGCCACTGCAATCATTACACCTTTCAGCGCATCG from Chitinophagales bacterium includes these protein-coding regions:
- a CDS encoding aspartate aminotransferase family protein; its protein translation is MERRKNAMPAGLAKSTEVVIERAEGGLVHDADGNTLLDFAGGIGMMNVGHRPEQVVNAMKQQLEKYLHICTLVATPEPYVELAELLNGLTPGDFQKKTILANSGSEAVENAVNVARYYTKRSAVICFEAAYHGRTLLTLSLTSKYGLFKKGFGPFVSDIYRLPAPNIFRRPKALSEEAYIDYCIQQFDQQLISQVDPSAVAAIIIEPIQGEGGFVAMPKRFLEKLRSTCDAHGIVLIFDEIQCGASRTGKFFACEHAGVIPDLICMAKSIGAGMPISAVTGKAEIIDAPHLGGVGGTYGGNPLACVAAIEAVKILSAAPFLQRVKEVGELIQQNLAAWKSKYQLIGDVRGTGAMQLIEFVKDRDGLEPDPELTLEIIRDAVSKGVILIRAGLYSNCIRLLPPIVMTDDQLQEGLSVLEGAISRAHEKRLK
- a CDS encoding aspartate 1-decarboxylase, yielding MTIEVVKSKIHRVRVTEANIDYVGSITIDEDLMDASNLIENEKVQVVNVNNGERIETYVIKGKRGSGTICLNGPAARKAIVGDIVIIISYGTLDWEEARLFKPSIIFPNEQNLLSR
- the rfaE2 gene encoding D-glycero-beta-D-manno-heptose 1-phosphate adenylyltransferase, with the protein product MNYLPVIQEKIVTIPVLKRQIAAWHLKSKKVVFTNGCFDIIHAGHIHLLTTARTYGDILIAALNSDASVSKLKPGRPVQDAQSRALIMASFDFIDAVIFFDEDTPYELIKALAPDVIVKGGDYTADTVVGKDIVEQYGGRVEIVPFANGFSTSAIITRIKNQK
- a CDS encoding amidohydrolase — encoded protein: MTAEQIYFNANVLTQDRSIPVASAFAVADGKIIASGQDEALLRLQNGQSRLIDLQGATVLPGFNDAHIHIWKVGNLMTYLLDLRGTKSIDEMKQRLADYAKSNPGLPWIQARGFNEILFPDRRMPSRLDLDEVISDRPVSVMRTCAHQLIVNSAALQAAGITKQTRVPPGGEMKLLPDGSLAGHFTETALGLIARKIPPYHPDQYRKMILAAQEELLKAGITSATDPAVMPDLLEVYKSMDRNGELKIRVNAIPILLPDGASGALPLPDLYHSAYLKVDTVKFFADGGLSGKTAALKHHYRNTNEYGLLRLDQVSFLTLACKAQSAGFRIATHAIGDAAIDLVLEVYNEIAKDNIQQVHHRIEHLGLPSPANLRMMHSLQVSAVMQPVFIYELGKNFRQYLPDIYLDDVYPARSVLNHAVNLAFSTDAPVVKDFNPITGLIAANSRMDGDGIVLGASQRISMDESIYAYTMGSALANGDQENRGSITCGKSADFIVLDKNISKVPVRELQTCRVLQAFVNGNCQFSLNDAR
- a CDS encoding TetR/AcrR family transcriptional regulator; the protein is MARLTKTDWIRKGIKVLNDEGYDAIKIEHLCIKFGVTKGSFYHHFESISDYEEILLKYWETETLGRIKEVVDSGQTPRERLNLMINEVFSVSGKTELSLRAWALHNRTVRKYLEKMDHERIGVTRTLYLAVGVPPEKAGELAEFAYTAWLGIQCFYIGASAQKEKTIRMINELLNAPVKGL
- a CDS encoding geranylgeranylglyceryl/heptaprenylglyceryl phosphate synthase, encoding MNCRFSSVFLQIGVGLPHLKNHSQVEHKNSIYGHFLAARMERRKQLAVLIDPDKVTPESLIFVIDVAAKAKVDYFFVGGSLLLNDTLGECIDVIKSCCEIPVIIFPGSPAQVDAKADAILLLSLISGRNPDLLIGQQVTAAPVLRNSGLEIISTGYVLVDGGAGTTVSYISNTLPVPHQKDDIAMCTAMAGEMLGMKCIYLDAGSGAMQSISESMIQLVREHIEVPLIAGGGIRTAATAADICKAGADIVVVGNAIEKDPMLIFSMAHAVHNLALSH
- a CDS encoding GNAT family N-acetyltransferase, with translation MEYYEDILAGGIRIINTGFIHAVSLEALQRKVFPTLAEDELLHADQYIKHMEIFPEGQFVALYGEQVVGATTSIRYHYDIQNPEHHTFQEVMGGGWLTTHEKDGEWLYGIDVSVDPSFRKMGIAKALYRARQHTVRKFGLKGQITVGMLNGYGTLKNKMTVEEYYEKVRSGELFDPTVSVQQKIGFKIAGLIKEYLHDPACGNAGALIVLEAGIEL
- the rsgA gene encoding ribosome small subunit-dependent GTPase A; this encodes MQGRVIKSTGSWYQVRLDDGTIISCRIKGKLRLIDRRTTTPVNIGDLVAVNMDDGDATIQEVLPRSNYIIRQSARNRTAEHIIAANIDQAFIMATIAMPRTSTGFIDRFLVTATAYHIPSIVLFNKTDLYTDSEQEQVALLSAIYAKAGFTVVATSAEKNLGVEQVRALMKGKISLLAGHSGVGKSTLINKIDPALQLKTAAVTSYNQKGRHTTTFAEMFELPFGGFIIDTPGIKEFGVLDFEATEVAQYFPEMEKHMHACRFNNCLHINEPGCAVKVALETGDIAMSRYENYLSIIHELNTDEKIYD
- a CDS encoding flippase-like domain-containing protein, producing the protein MKQKLFSAFRILLFAAIGGFLFWLVIRNQNLEEIRLKLESANWWWPLLALVFGLVSNIFRSLRWNMLIHPLGYRPRLVNTFFSLMAGYMANLAIPRMGEVTRSAMLSNYGKMPMNKLFGTVVVERVIDVLTIFLLLFLILLIEFEKMSSMATQYVFGPIGDKVNLLLSQGIIFYLLVAGIFALVLFVSWFYIVRIKRSRYYLKLKDMMRGFADGIKTIGNLKNRNLFLLYTFLIWLMYLLMSYVTFFSFPATTTLGWLAALAVMVFGAFGWAAPVQGGFGTFHVIVTQTLVLYGISNNDALAYAILSHATQVFGMLAFGLLALVILPIINRKSPAA
- the dtd gene encoding D-tyrosyl-tRNA(Tyr) deacylase, which encodes MRALIQRVAAATVYIDGNIHSQIGGGLLVLLGIETADGDEAINWLSAKITNLRIFDDEHGVMNLSLKETGGALMLVSQFTLHAAVKKGSRPSYIKAARPEQAYPLYEKLAQQFAKDLGKEIATGVFGAMMKIELVNDGPVTIWIDTNDKS